A section of the Triticum dicoccoides isolate Atlit2015 ecotype Zavitan chromosome 7A, WEW_v2.0, whole genome shotgun sequence genome encodes:
- the LOC119328774 gene encoding egg cell-secreted protein 1.3-like: MASSGSLLPALLVLLLLTVAATASTTTTTFVRAGAPPAELAERLQGVGQQQCWEILMDIRSCTGEIILFFLNGEAYLGPGCCRAIRAVEQHCWAADAMLSVIGFTPEEGDMLKGYCDAGDSGEGQQRGALDGVASDGAVAAAAGRKGLGAP, encoded by the coding sequence ATGGCTTCCTCCGGCTCACTCCTCCCCGCCCTCCTCGTGCTGCTCCTGCTCACAGTCGCCGCCACCGCGTCGACGACTACGACGACCTTCGTCCGGGCGGGCGCTCCTCCGGCCGAGCTCGCCGAGCGGCTGCAGGGAGTGGGGCAGCAGCAGTGCTGGGAGATACTGATGGACATCAGGTCGTGCACGGGGGAgatcatcctcttcttcctcaaCGGCGAGGCGTACCTGGGGCCCGGGTGCTGCCGCGCCATCCGCGCCGTCGAGCAGCACTGCTGGGCCGCGGACGCCATGCTGTCCGTCATCGGGTTCACCCCAGAGGAGGGGGACATGCTCAAGGGCTACTGCGACGCCGGTGACAGCGGCGAGGGGCAGCAGCGTGGTGCTCTTGACGGCGTTGCAAGTGACGGCGCCGTGGCCGCCGCTGCCGGAAGGAAGGGGCTTGGTGCCCCGTGA
- the LOC119329315 gene encoding putative germin-like protein 2-2, whose translation MAIRVLLLAGALLVLACSHGATASDPSLLQDFCVADKTSPVHLNGLACKAAKEVVVEDFYFSGLHVAGNTTNRQGSALTAVNVAQIGGLNTMGVSLVRIDYTLFGLNPPHTHLRSTEILTVLEGCLHVGFVTSNPENKHFDKVLNKGDVFVFPKGLVHYQNNNRTSNAVAIAALSSQNPGVITIANAVFGAEPSIPAGITTKAFQVEKSMVDWIQAQF comes from the exons ATGGCCATTCGAGTGTTGCTCCTTGCAGGAGCTCTCCTGGTCCTTGCATGCTCGCATGGCGCCACGGCCTCCGACCCTAGCCTTCTCCAGGACTTCTGCGTTGCCGACAAGACGTCTCCAG TGCATCTCAACGGACTGGCTTGCAAAGCGGCAAAAGAGGTCGTCGTCGAGGACTTCTACTTCTCCGGTCTCCACGTGGCCGGCAATACAACCAACAGGCAGGGCTCTGCGTTGACCGCCGTCAACGTCGCGCAGATCGGTGGGCTGAACACCATGGGCGTCTCCCTCGTTCGCATAGACTACACGCTGTTTGGCCTCAACCCTCCCCACACCCACCTGCGTTCCACCGAGATTTTGACCGTGCTGGAGGGCTGCCTACACGTCGGGTTCGTGACGTCGAACCCCGAGAACAAGCACTTTGACAAGGTTTTGAACAAGGGAGATGTGTTTGTGTTTCCTAAAGGCCTCGTCCATTACCAGAACAATAACAGGACGAGTAACGCGGTGGCCATTGCGGCGCTGAGCAGCCAGAACCCTGGAGTGATCACGATAGCCAACGCGGTGTTTGGAGCAGAGCCTTCCATCCCGGCTGGTATTACTACCAAAGCCTTCCAGGTTGAGAAGAGCATGGTGGATTGGATCCAAGCACAGTTCTAA
- the LOC119327957 gene encoding putative germin-like protein 2-2, giving the protein MAIRVLLLAGALLALACSHGATASDPSLLQDFCVADKTSAVRVNGLACKAAKEVVVEDFYFSGLHVAGNTTNKQGSSVTAVNVAQIGGLNTMGVSLVRIDYAPFGLNPPHTHPRSTEILTVLEGCLHVGFVTSNPENKHFEKVLNKGDIFVFPKGLVHYQYNNGTTHAVVLAALSSQNPGVITVANAVFGAEPSIPVGITTKAFQVEKNTVDWIQAQF; this is encoded by the exons ATGGCCATTCGAGTGTTGCTCCTTGCAGGAGCTCTCCTGGCCCTTGCGTGCTCGCATGGCGCCACCGCCTCCGACCCCAGCCTTCTCCAGGACTTCTGCGTCGCCGACAAGACGTCTGCAG TACGTGTCAACGGACTGGCTTGCAAGGCCGCCAAAGAGGTCGTCGTCGAGGACTTCTACTTCtccggcctccacgtggccggcaaTACGACCAACAAGCAGGGCTCCTCGGTGACCGCCGTCAATGTAGCGCAGATCGGCGGGCTGAATACCATGGGTGTCTCCCTCGTCCGCATCGACTACGCCCCGTTTGGCCTTAACCCTCCCCACACCCACCCGCGTTCCACCGAGATCCTGACCGTGCTAGAGGGCTGCCTGCACGTCGGTTTCGTGACTTCGAACCCCGAGAACAAACACTTTGAGAAGGTTCTCAACAAGGGAGATATATTCGTGTTCCCTAAGGGCCTCGTCCATTACCAGTACAATAATGGCACGACCCATGCAGTGGTTCTTGCGGCGTTGAGCAGCCAGAACCCTGGAGTGATCACAGTAGCCAACGCGGTGTTTGGAGCAGAGCCTTCCATCCCGGTTGGTATTACTACCAAGGCCTTCCAGGTGGAGAAGAACACGGTGGATTGGATCCAAGCACAGTTCTAA